The genomic interval TATTGTTGCAGGCTATTGCAAAGCTCGGGTGGCTAGAGCCAACTTTGATACAGGAGAAAACAATACCATTGTTACTGGCAGGCAAAGATGTTTTGGTCAGAGCTAGAACTGGTTCTGGTAAAACTGCAGCCTTTGCCGTTCcaataatacaaaaaattcTATCTGAGAAACAAATGCAGACAAAACAAGAAATCAAAGCATTGATTTTAGCACCTAGTAAAGAACTTTGCAAACAAATTTATCAAGTCATAATAGATTTGACGATAAAGTGTTCAAGAGAAGTTAAATGTGTGGACATTAGTCCTCAGTTGGAGCTCAACGCTCAAAAACCATTACTAGCAGAAAAGCCAGATATTGTTGTCGCAACACCTAGCAGACTGCTGCAACATATTAAGGCTAAAAATTTGAACCTGAAACACACACTTCAGACTCTTGTGATAGATGAAGCTGATTTGGTAACAATACTACATTATCTGTTGATAATCTTTTATGCTTCCATATTTTACCCCTGTTTATTTACCTgtgtgtttcaatttttaggTTTTCTCATTTGGATATGAAGATGATGTCAAATCTGTATTGACTTTTTTGCCTACAGTTTATCAAGCTGTTCTTGCATCGGCTACACTTTCAGAGGACGTATTGTCTTTAAAGAAGTTAGTTCTACACAATCCTGCGGTCTTAAAATTAGAAGAACCACCTTTAGCTCCACCCTCTCAATTAGCACATTATACTCTAGCAGctgaagaaaatgacaaagcAGCTATATTATATGCCTTGCTTAAATTGCACTTGATCAGGTAagttctttcgatttttaccGACTGTTTCAAAGGACTCGAGTATTCCTTTCTGCTgctttatacattttttatgtTCATGTTTTTCAGAGGGAAAACAATTATATTTGTTAATACAGTGGATCGGTGTtacaaattaaaattatttttggaacAATTTGGAATCCCAACATGTGTATTGAATTCTGAATTGCCAGCAAGTTCCAGATGTAGGGCAGTATCACACTTCAACAGTGGGACTTACGATATCATTGTAGCTTCTGATGAGAAAGCATTAGAAGAGGTAAATCTGTCGTCATTGTAATTGTGACTCACTCCTATATTCAGTTAAGGTTCTTTGCTTTGACAATGACAAATTTGTGTTAATTTTGTCATCATTACAGCCACATCTactgaaagataaaaaaactaaacgtaGAAAAGACAAGGAGTCTGGTGTAGCGCGAGGCATCGATTTCCAGTTT from Athalia rosae chromosome 1, iyAthRosa1.1, whole genome shotgun sequence carries:
- the LOC105690768 gene encoding probable ATP-dependent RNA helicase DDX56, with amino-acid sequence MSAENTMDVEQDENEEDEEDKIKSFHEMEIDDRILKAIAKLGWLEPTLIQEKTIPLLLAGKDVLVRARTGSGKTAAFAVPIIQKILSEKQMQTKQEIKALILAPSKELCKQIYQVIIDLTIKCSREVKCVDISPQLELNAQKPLLAEKPDIVVATPSRLLQHIKAKNLNLKHTLQTLVIDEADLVFSFGYEDDVKSVLTFLPTVYQAVLASATLSEDVLSLKKLVLHNPAVLKLEEPPLAPPSQLAHYTLAAEENDKAAILYALLKLHLIRGKTIIFVNTVDRCYKLKLFLEQFGIPTCVLNSELPASSRCRAVSHFNSGTYDIIVASDEKALEEPHLLKDKKTKRRKDKESGVARGIDFQFVSNVINFDFPLDVNSYIHRAGRTARGKNQGTALSFVAMRERALLDDIEAQLKEGYNRENIFKTYQFKLEEVEGFRYRSKDAWKAVTRIAVREARLKEIKQEVLTCEKLKGYFEDNPKDLKSLRQDKALHTVRLQPHLKDVPEYIVPKTLKRLTGIGKKKRKFNRDAAAAGSSASKSKYNARASNPLISLSLPRKK